The following nucleotide sequence is from Staphylococcus chromogenes.
CGTTTGAAATACGAAGCAAATGACGGTGAAACATATACGTTTCATCTAATTGATACACCCGGACACGTCGATTTTACTTACGAAGTTTCACGTTCTTTGGCTGCTTGTGAGGGTGCTATACTTGTTGTGGATGCTGCTCAAGGAATTGAAGCCCAAACACTAGCAAACGTCTATCTTGCTTTAGATAATGATTTAGAATTAATACCTGTCATTAATAAAATCGATTTACCTGCAGCAGAACCTGAGCGTGTAAAACAAGAAGTTGAAGATGTAATTGGTTTAGATAAGGACGATGCTGTTTTAGCCAGCGCAAAATCAAATATTGGAATTGATGAAATTTTAGAAAAAATAGTAGAAATGGTGCCACCTCCTGAGGGTGATCCAGAAGCTCCTTTAAAAGCGTTAATTTTCGACTCGGAATATGATCCATATCGTGGGGTGATTTCGTCAATTCGTGTGGTTGATGGGGTAGTTAAACCAGGTGATAAAATCAAAATGATGGCAACAGGTAAATCGTTCGAAGTGACTGAGGTCGGCATTAATACACCGAAACAACTCCCTGTTGAAGAGTTAACAGTAGGAGATGTAGGCTATATTATAGCAAGTATTAAAAATGTGGATGAGTCTCGAGTTGGAGATACGATTACACATTTTGACCGCCCTGCAGAAACGCCGTTAAAAGGGTATAAAAAAATGAATCCAATGGTTTATTGCGGACTATTTCCAATAGATAATAAAGATTACAACGATTTACGTGAAGCGCTTGAAAAATTACAATTAAATGATGCGTCATTAGAATTTGAACCTGAATCTTCCAAAGCGCTTGGTTTCGGTTATCGAACTGGCTTTTTAGGAATGCTACATATGGAGATTATTCAAGAACGTATCGAGCGTGAATTTGGCATCGAACTCATTGCCACTGCACCGTCAGTAATTTATTCAGTTGTCCTTAGAAACGGGGACACGATACAAGTCGATAACCCAGCGCAAATGCCTGAGCGTGACAAAATCGAAAAAGTTTTTGAACCTTTTGTACGTGCAACGATGATGGTTCCAAATGATTATGTAGGCGCAGTGATGGAATTATGCCAACGTAAACGTGGCCAATTTATAAATATGGATTATCTTGATGACATTCGAGTAAGTATTGTTTATGAACTTCCATTATCTGAAGTGGTATTTGATTTCTTTGATCAGTTAAAGTCAAATACAAAAGGCTATGCTTCTTTCGATTATGAGTTCATTGAAAATAAAGAAAGTAACCTTGTGAAAATGGATATTCTATTAAATGGTGATAAAGTAGACGCATTAAGTTTTATTGTTCATAAAGACTTTGCATATGAACGTGGTAAAGCATTGGTTGAAAAACTTAAAACCTTAATTCCGCGTCAACAATTTGAAGTGCCGGTACAAGCGGCTGTGGGTCATAAAATAGTGGCAAGAACTAATATTAAATCCATGGGTAAAAACGTACTTTCTAAATGTTACGGTGGCGATATTAGTCGTAAGCGTAAATTATTAGAAAAACAAAAAGCAGGTAAAGCAAAAATGAAAGCAGTCGGTAATGTCGAAATACCACAAGATGCCTTTTTAGCTGTTTTAAAAATGGACGAAGAATAAATACTCCACTCCCAATTACAAATAGATATGTGATTGGGAGTTCTCGTTGTCAGGAGGGAAAATAATGATTAAAAGCGCATATATCCACATTCCTTTTTGCGTCAACATTTGCACATATTGTGATTTCAATAAATATTTTATTCAAAATCAACCTGTAGATGCGTATATTGATGCTTTAATTAAAGAAATGCATTTTGATTCAAAACAAACACTGGAAACCTTTTTTGTAGGTGGAGGTACACCGACCGCATTAACTATGAAACAGCTGGATAAATTATTATTAGCTATCGAAAATCAATTTAATATTTTAGGGGAATATACTTTTGAAGCCAATCCCGATGAGCTCACAGAAGAAAAGATTAAGTTATTAAAATCATATGGTGTCAATCGATTATCCATGGGAG
It contains:
- the lepA gene encoding translation elongation factor 4, coding for MNNEERLNRRKNIRNFSIIAHIDHGKSTLADRILENTKSVEAREMQSQLLDSMDLERERGITIKLNAVRLKYEANDGETYTFHLIDTPGHVDFTYEVSRSLAACEGAILVVDAAQGIEAQTLANVYLALDNDLELIPVINKIDLPAAEPERVKQEVEDVIGLDKDDAVLASAKSNIGIDEILEKIVEMVPPPEGDPEAPLKALIFDSEYDPYRGVISSIRVVDGVVKPGDKIKMMATGKSFEVTEVGINTPKQLPVEELTVGDVGYIIASIKNVDESRVGDTITHFDRPAETPLKGYKKMNPMVYCGLFPIDNKDYNDLREALEKLQLNDASLEFEPESSKALGFGYRTGFLGMLHMEIIQERIEREFGIELIATAPSVIYSVVLRNGDTIQVDNPAQMPERDKIEKVFEPFVRATMMVPNDYVGAVMELCQRKRGQFINMDYLDDIRVSIVYELPLSEVVFDFFDQLKSNTKGYASFDYEFIENKESNLVKMDILLNGDKVDALSFIVHKDFAYERGKALVEKLKTLIPRQQFEVPVQAAVGHKIVARTNIKSMGKNVLSKCYGGDISRKRKLLEKQKAGKAKMKAVGNVEIPQDAFLAVLKMDEE